The following are encoded together in the Bradyrhizobium genosp. L genome:
- a CDS encoding haloacid dehalogenase type II yields MTIKAIVFDAYGTLYDVQSVADVTEDAFPGYGDIITQIWRLKQLEYSWLRTLMRRYQDFSIATRDSLAYTLRSLGLQYDEVTFARIIDKYQHLDLYPDAVAALEAMKDKKLAILSNGSPDMLNALVRNSGLDQLLDATISVDAHKVFKPAPEAYTLIEEELKVPPADVLFISSNPWDACGAKAFGLNVAWIERVTPEAMALACVESETVAPLTMFWALRTQMDELGVVPDHRIHGLSELPALVSTRS; encoded by the coding sequence GTGACCATCAAAGCAATTGTCTTCGACGCCTATGGCACGCTCTACGACGTCCAGTCGGTGGCTGACGTCACCGAGGACGCCTTCCCGGGCTATGGCGACATCATCACCCAGATCTGGCGGCTCAAGCAGCTGGAATATTCCTGGCTGCGCACGCTGATGCGGCGCTATCAGGATTTTTCCATCGCGACCCGGGACTCGCTCGCCTACACGCTGCGCAGCCTCGGCCTGCAATATGATGAGGTGACGTTCGCGCGCATCATCGACAAATATCAGCACCTCGACCTCTATCCGGATGCGGTCGCAGCACTCGAGGCGATGAAGGACAAGAAGCTCGCGATCCTCTCCAACGGCAGCCCGGACATGCTCAACGCGCTGGTGCGCAATTCCGGGCTCGACCAGCTGCTCGATGCGACCATCAGCGTCGATGCCCACAAGGTGTTCAAGCCGGCGCCCGAGGCCTACACGCTGATCGAAGAGGAGCTGAAAGTGCCACCCGCCGACGTGCTGTTCATCTCCTCCAATCCGTGGGATGCCTGCGGCGCCAAGGCGTTCGGCCTCAACGTCGCCTGGATCGAGCGGGTGACGCCGGAGGCGATGGCGCTGGCCTGCGTCGAGAGCGAGACGGTCGCCCCATTGACGATGTTTTGGGCGTTGCGTACCCAGATGGACGAGCTCGGCGTCGTGCCCGATCACCGCATCCACGGCCTCTCCGAGCTTCCCGCTTTGGTGTCCACCAGATCCTGA
- a CDS encoding amidohydrolase family protein: MPKLKLPDIEKVTAIDIHTHAEEPCGMHGDDGYDDFQAQMADYFKSPHKHPPTVPETAAYYRAKNIAAVIFPVDAERETGFRRYNNLEMLEVASDHLDVLIPFVSIDPHKGKLGVREAKKLIEEYGVRGFKFHPTMQGFYANDRMAYPLYEAINDGGAIALFHTGQTGVGSGMPGGMGMRLKYSNPMYMDDVAADFPDLKIILAHPSFPWQEEALSVATHKPNVYIDLSGWSPKYFPPILVRYINSILQDKMLFGSDWPVITPDRWLADFAKLEIREEIRPKVLKANARRILGI; encoded by the coding sequence ATGCCCAAGCTCAAACTGCCCGATATCGAGAAGGTCACAGCGATCGACATCCACACCCATGCCGAGGAGCCCTGCGGCATGCATGGCGATGACGGCTATGACGACTTCCAGGCGCAGATGGCCGACTATTTCAAGTCGCCGCACAAGCATCCGCCGACCGTGCCGGAGACCGCAGCCTATTACCGCGCCAAGAACATCGCCGCGGTGATCTTCCCGGTCGACGCCGAGCGCGAGACCGGCTTCCGCCGCTACAACAATCTCGAAATGCTGGAGGTTGCCTCCGACCATCTCGACGTCCTGATCCCGTTCGTGTCGATCGACCCGCACAAGGGCAAGCTCGGCGTGCGGGAGGCGAAGAAGCTGATCGAGGAGTACGGCGTCCGCGGCTTCAAATTCCACCCGACCATGCAGGGCTTCTATGCCAACGACCGCATGGCCTATCCGCTCTATGAGGCCATCAACGACGGCGGCGCGATCGCGCTGTTCCACACCGGCCAGACCGGCGTCGGCTCGGGCATGCCGGGCGGCATGGGAATGCGACTGAAATATTCCAACCCGATGTACATGGACGACGTCGCGGCTGATTTCCCCGACCTCAAGATCATCCTCGCGCACCCCTCCTTCCCCTGGCAGGAAGAGGCGCTGTCGGTCGCGACCCACAAGCCGAACGTCTATATCGACCTCTCCGGCTGGTCGCCGAAATACTTCCCACCGATCCTGGTGCGCTACATCAACTCGATTTTGCAGGACAAGATGCTGTTCGGTTCCGACTGGCCGGTGATCACGCCGGACCGCTGGCTCGCAGATTTCGCCAAGCTTGAGATCCGCGAGGAGATCCGTCCCAAAGTGTTGAAGGCCAACGCCCGCAGGATTTTGGGTATATAG
- the ykgO gene encoding type B 50S ribosomal protein L36 gives MKVRNSLKSLRGRHRNNRLVRRKGRVYVINKVQRRFKARQG, from the coding sequence ATGAAGGTCCGTAACTCGCTGAAGTCGCTGCGCGGCCGCCATCGCAACAACCGTCTGGTCCGCCGCAAGGGCCGGGTCTACGTCATCAACAAGGTCCAGCGCCGCTTCAAGGCGCGCCAGGGTTGA
- a CDS encoding tetratricopeptide repeat protein, translating into MRSRPLGRSTPWLAILFAAALATPVAAIAQGDAPAPKAQKKLPEAPSKLPKVPADRTRGLDFLFGALKAAPDEASARHVEARIWALWLQSPSDTAALLMVRAKAAIDAQNMDVAMKLLDSVIKLRPDYTEAWNRRATLYYLKNDYVRSLEDLQQVLIREPRHFGALAGIGMIMQDMGDEKRALDAFRKALAVDPYLEKVPEMVKQLSEKVEGRDI; encoded by the coding sequence ATGAGATCAAGACCGCTCGGGCGTTCCACCCCTTGGCTCGCGATACTGTTCGCCGCGGCTCTCGCCACGCCCGTCGCGGCGATCGCGCAGGGCGATGCGCCGGCGCCCAAAGCGCAGAAGAAGCTGCCCGAAGCGCCGAGCAAGCTGCCAAAAGTTCCGGCCGACCGCACCCGTGGGCTGGATTTCCTGTTCGGCGCGCTGAAGGCCGCGCCCGATGAAGCCAGCGCACGCCATGTCGAGGCGCGGATCTGGGCGCTCTGGCTGCAGTCTCCGAGCGACACCGCAGCCCTGCTGATGGTCCGCGCCAAGGCGGCGATCGACGCCCAGAACATGGACGTCGCGATGAAGTTGCTGGATTCGGTGATCAAGCTCAGGCCTGACTACACCGAGGCCTGGAACCGGCGCGCGACGCTTTATTACCTGAAGAACGACTACGTCCGGTCGCTGGAGGATTTGCAGCAAGTCCTGATCCGCGAGCCCCGCCATTTCGGTGCGCTCGCCGGCATCGGCATGATCATGCAGGACATGGGCGACGAGAAGCGGGCACTGGACGCCTTCCGCAAGGCGTTGGCCGTCGACCCCTATCTGGAAAAGGTGCCGGAGATGGTCAAGCAGCTCTCCGAAAAGGTCGAAGGCCGCGATATCTGA
- the poxB gene encoding ubiquinone-dependent pyruvate dehydrogenase, with protein MRIDNVADLIAETLAQAGVKRIYGIVGDSLNGLTEALRKRGTIGWLHVRHEEVAAFAASAEAQITGELAVCAGSCGPGNLHLINGLFDAHRSRTPVLALAAQIPSAEIGGGYFQETHPQDLFRECSHYCELVSDASQLPYMLENAIRAAVGKRGVAVLVLPGDVAFKPAPKRSVSPNPGLLPPAPVVRPADAELTALANLLNGAKRVTLFCGRGCAGAHDNLMKLAEALKSPIVHALGGKEYVEYDNPYDVGMTGFIGFSSGYAAMHACDVLLMLGTDFPYKQFFPTDVSVAQVDIRPEQLGRRCKLDLGIVGDVNETIAALLPKLTAKTDRKHLDAAMAHYKDVRAGLDDLARGKPGQKPIHPQYLARLLSEHATEDAVFTADVGTPTIWSARYLKMNGKRRLIGSLVHGSMANAMAQAIGVQATQPKRQVVSMSGDGGFAMLMGDLITLTQAKLPVKVVIFNNSVLGFVALEMKAAGFIETGVDLKNPDFAAMARAMGIHGIRVEDPGELEAAVRDVLAHDGPAVLDVVTATQELSMPPTITLEQVKGFSLWVLRAVMSGRGDEVVDLAKTNLLPR; from the coding sequence ATGCGGATCGACAATGTCGCAGACCTCATCGCAGAAACCCTTGCCCAAGCCGGCGTGAAGCGCATCTACGGCATCGTCGGCGACAGCCTCAACGGGCTGACCGAGGCGCTGCGCAAGCGCGGCACGATCGGCTGGCTCCATGTCCGGCACGAGGAGGTCGCAGCCTTCGCCGCATCCGCCGAAGCCCAGATCACCGGCGAGCTCGCGGTCTGTGCCGGCTCGTGCGGCCCGGGCAATCTCCATCTCATCAACGGCCTGTTCGACGCGCATCGTAGCCGCACCCCGGTGCTGGCGCTGGCGGCGCAGATCCCGTCCGCCGAGATCGGCGGCGGCTATTTCCAGGAGACCCATCCGCAGGACCTGTTCCGCGAATGCAGCCATTATTGCGAACTAGTGTCCGATGCCTCGCAATTGCCCTACATGCTGGAGAACGCGATCCGGGCCGCGGTCGGCAAGCGTGGCGTCGCGGTGCTGGTGCTGCCGGGTGACGTCGCGTTCAAGCCCGCGCCGAAGCGCAGCGTCTCGCCCAATCCCGGCCTGCTGCCGCCGGCGCCCGTGGTGCGCCCGGCCGACGCCGAATTGACGGCGCTCGCCAATCTGCTCAATGGCGCCAAGCGCGTGACGCTGTTCTGCGGCCGCGGCTGCGCCGGCGCGCATGACAATCTGATGAAGCTTGCGGAGGCGCTGAAGAGCCCGATCGTGCACGCGCTCGGCGGCAAGGAATATGTCGAATACGACAATCCCTACGACGTCGGCATGACCGGCTTCATCGGCTTCTCCTCCGGCTATGCTGCGATGCATGCCTGCGACGTGCTGCTGATGCTGGGTACTGACTTTCCCTACAAGCAGTTTTTCCCGACCGATGTCAGCGTCGCACAGGTCGATATCCGCCCCGAGCAGCTCGGCCGCCGCTGCAAGCTCGATCTCGGCATCGTCGGCGACGTCAACGAAACCATCGCCGCGCTGCTGCCCAAGCTGACCGCGAAGACGGACCGCAAGCATCTCGATGCCGCAATGGCCCACTACAAGGACGTCCGCGCCGGCCTCGACGATCTCGCTCGTGGCAAGCCAGGCCAGAAGCCGATCCATCCGCAATATCTGGCCCGTCTGCTCAGCGAGCACGCCACTGAAGATGCCGTGTTCACCGCCGACGTCGGCACGCCGACGATCTGGTCGGCGCGCTATCTCAAGATGAACGGCAAGCGCCGCCTGATCGGCTCGCTGGTGCACGGCTCGATGGCCAATGCGATGGCGCAGGCGATCGGCGTGCAGGCGACGCAGCCGAAGCGCCAGGTGGTGTCGATGTCCGGCGACGGCGGCTTTGCCATGCTGATGGGAGACCTGATCACGCTGACGCAGGCCAAGCTGCCGGTGAAGGTCGTGATCTTCAACAACAGCGTGCTCGGCTTCGTTGCGCTGGAGATGAAGGCGGCCGGCTTCATCGAGACCGGCGTCGACCTGAAGAATCCCGATTTCGCGGCGATGGCCCGCGCGATGGGCATTCACGGCATCCGGGTGGAGGACCCCGGCGAGCTCGAGGCCGCGGTCCGCGACGTGTTGGCGCATGACGGCCCGGCCGTGCTCGATGTCGTGACCGCGACCCAGGAATTGTCGATGCCGCCGACCATCACGCTGGAGCAGGTCAAGGGCTTCAGCCTGTGGGTGCTGCGCGCCGTGATGAGCGGTCGCGGCGACGAGGTCGTCGATCTCGCCAAGACCAATCTGCTGCCGCGCTGA
- a CDS encoding PEGA domain-containing protein codes for MNRVFAAAFCVALGGCASVTRGTTETISIASTPSGATADIAGLEIPTACVTPCAIQAKRNADIVVTVSKEGYDPQIIPLTKDISGSGGAGFAGNLLLGGVVGMGVDAATGAALDHKPNPVIVTLQPSAPPPPPRPRPPKRREKPVS; via the coding sequence ATGAATCGCGTTTTTGCTGCGGCGTTTTGCGTCGCATTGGGCGGCTGCGCCTCGGTGACACGGGGCACCACGGAAACCATCTCCATCGCGTCGACACCATCAGGAGCGACGGCGGATATTGCCGGGCTGGAAATCCCGACCGCCTGTGTCACGCCCTGCGCCATCCAGGCCAAACGCAACGCCGACATCGTCGTCACCGTCAGCAAGGAAGGCTACGACCCGCAGATCATCCCCCTGACCAAGGATATTAGCGGATCCGGCGGTGCCGGCTTCGCCGGAAATCTCCTGCTCGGGGGCGTGGTCGGCATGGGGGTCGATGCGGCGACCGGCGCAGCGCTCGATCACAAGCCCAATCCGGTGATCGTCACGTTGCAACCGAGCGCGCCTCCGCCGCCCCCGCGGCCGCGGCCGCCAAAGCGGCGCGAGAAGCCGGTCTCGTAG
- a CDS encoding alpha/beta fold hydrolase, whose protein sequence is MLIAIVLLAAAGLALATQVGVALIERAFPARGRMIDVAGARLHVVELGPPDAAGPPVVILHGASSNLRAMRPLGEMIAKTRRVILVDRPGHGWSTRERVADSTPAIQGRMIVEALGRLGVNEAIVLAHSWAGALALRMALDYPDCVAGLVLLAPVAYPWRGGVGRYNNLISTPVIGPLLAYTITLPFGWLVADAGARGAFAPQEMPTDFVRDSATLLLLRPREFIANARDLVTLKAAVVAQAPRYAEIKVPVSIIAGDDADKTVFSDIHARPLAATLPDARLTVLPGVGHIVQYAAPDLVKSEVDTMVARLARKTATVE, encoded by the coding sequence ATGCTCATTGCGATCGTCTTGCTCGCGGCAGCCGGGCTGGCTCTGGCGACGCAAGTCGGCGTGGCCCTGATCGAGCGCGCCTTTCCGGCTCGGGGCCGCATGATCGATGTTGCCGGCGCGCGGCTGCACGTGGTCGAGCTCGGTCCGCCCGACGCGGCAGGACCGCCGGTCGTGATCCTGCATGGCGCAAGCTCCAACCTGCGCGCGATGCGCCCGCTCGGCGAGATGATCGCCAAGACCCGGCGCGTGATCCTGGTCGACCGGCCCGGCCATGGCTGGAGCACGCGCGAGCGCGTCGCGGATTCGACGCCGGCGATCCAGGGCCGCATGATCGTGGAGGCGCTCGGCAGGCTCGGCGTCAATGAGGCGATCGTGCTGGCGCATTCCTGGGCCGGCGCGCTCGCGCTTCGAATGGCACTGGATTATCCCGATTGCGTTGCCGGCCTCGTGCTGCTTGCGCCCGTCGCCTATCCCTGGCGCGGCGGCGTCGGGCGATACAACAATCTGATCTCAACGCCCGTGATCGGGCCACTGCTCGCCTACACGATCACGTTGCCGTTCGGCTGGCTCGTCGCCGATGCGGGCGCGCGCGGCGCGTTTGCGCCGCAAGAGATGCCCACCGATTTCGTCCGCGACAGCGCGACGCTGCTGCTGTTGCGCCCGCGCGAGTTCATCGCCAATGCGCGCGACCTCGTGACCTTGAAGGCTGCCGTCGTGGCGCAGGCGCCACGCTATGCCGAGATCAAGGTGCCGGTCAGCATCATCGCCGGCGATGACGCCGACAAGACCGTCTTCTCCGATATCCACGCGCGCCCGCTCGCGGCAACGTTGCCGGACGCCAGACTGACCGTGCTGCCCGGCGTCGGCCACATCGTGCAGTACGCGGCCCCCGATCTCGTCAAGTCCGAGGTCGACACGATGGTCGCCCGGTTGGCGCGCAAGACCGCCACGGTGGAATAG
- the cycA gene encoding cytochrome c-550 CycA, which produces MNLKTLSALAVVTSLASASSALAQDAAAGKTSFNKCLACHAIGEGAKNKVGPELNGLDGRHSGSAPDYNYSDANKNSGITWNKEQFLEYIKDPKGKIPGTKMAFAGIKNETEANNIWAYISSFDKDGKQKQ; this is translated from the coding sequence ATGAACCTGAAGACCTTGAGCGCGCTGGCGGTCGTCACATCGCTGGCTTCCGCATCCTCCGCGCTGGCGCAGGATGCTGCCGCCGGCAAGACCTCGTTCAACAAATGCCTGGCCTGCCATGCCATCGGCGAAGGCGCCAAGAACAAGGTCGGGCCCGAGCTCAACGGCCTCGACGGCCGCCATTCCGGCTCCGCACCCGACTACAATTATTCGGATGCCAACAAGAATTCCGGGATCACCTGGAACAAGGAGCAGTTCCTCGAATACATCAAGGACCCGAAGGGCAAGATCCCCGGCACCAAGATGGCGTTCGCCGGCATCAAGAACGAGACCGAGGCCAACAACATCTGGGCCTACATTTCGTCGTTCGACAAGGACGGCAAGCAAAAGCAGTAA